A portion of the Saccharospirillaceae bacterium genome contains these proteins:
- a CDS encoding fumarate hydratase, producing the protein MTTVIKQEDLIQSVADALQYISYYHPKDFIDAVHEAYQKEESKAAKDAMAQILINSRMCAMGKRPICQDTGIVTVFLTIGMDVKFEGDMSVEDMANEGVRRAYTHPDNVLRASVLADPDGKRANTKDNTPAVIHMKLVPGNTVDVHVAAKGGGSEAKTKFAMLNPSDSIVDWVLEQVPKMGAGWCPPGMLGIGIGGTAEKAMMVAKESLLDPIDIHELQERGASNRAEELRLELFEKVNKLGIGAQGLGGLTTVLDVKVADYPTHAANKPVAIIPNCAATRHTHFTLNGNGPAKLEAPSLEDWPEISWEVGENVRRVNLNEVTPQDVKEWQPGETILLSGKMLTGRDAAHKRMVDMIAKGEELPVDLKGRFIYYVGPVDPVREEVVGPAGPTTATRMDKFTRTVLEETGLLGMIGKAERGPMAIEAIKDNEAVYLMAVGGAAYLVSQAIKDAKVVGFEDLGMEAIYEFDLVDMPVTVAVDSKGESVHQTGPQEWFQRINATQV; encoded by the coding sequence ATGACGACTGTGATCAAGCAGGAAGATCTGATCCAAAGCGTGGCTGACGCGCTGCAGTACATTTCTTATTACCATCCCAAAGATTTTATCGACGCTGTTCATGAGGCGTATCAGAAAGAAGAATCCAAAGCTGCCAAAGACGCGATGGCTCAGATTCTGATCAACTCTCGTATGTGTGCCATGGGTAAACGTCCGATTTGTCAGGATACCGGTATTGTAACCGTCTTTCTGACCATCGGTATGGACGTGAAGTTTGAGGGGGATATGAGTGTTGAAGATATGGCGAACGAAGGTGTTCGTCGTGCATACACCCACCCTGACAACGTTCTGCGCGCGTCTGTGTTGGCTGATCCCGACGGTAAGCGTGCCAATACCAAAGATAATACTCCGGCTGTAATTCACATGAAGCTGGTTCCGGGCAACACCGTTGACGTTCATGTGGCAGCCAAAGGGGGCGGCTCAGAGGCGAAAACCAAGTTCGCTATGCTGAATCCTTCGGACTCGATCGTCGATTGGGTTCTGGAGCAGGTGCCTAAGATGGGTGCCGGCTGGTGCCCTCCGGGTATGCTGGGTATTGGCATTGGTGGTACTGCTGAGAAAGCGATGATGGTGGCTAAAGAGTCTCTGCTGGACCCGATTGATATTCATGAGCTGCAGGAACGTGGGGCTTCTAACCGTGCCGAGGAACTGCGTCTGGAGTTGTTCGAAAAAGTAAACAAGCTGGGTATCGGTGCTCAGGGTTTAGGTGGTTTGACAACCGTTCTGGATGTGAAAGTCGCGGACTATCCAACTCATGCTGCAAACAAGCCAGTAGCCATTATTCCGAACTGCGCTGCGACTCGTCATACGCACTTCACCTTAAATGGCAACGGACCGGCTAAGCTGGAAGCGCCAAGCCTGGAAGACTGGCCGGAGATCAGCTGGGAAGTGGGTGAAAACGTACGTCGCGTAAACCTGAATGAAGTGACTCCGCAAGACGTTAAAGAATGGCAACCAGGCGAAACCATTTTGCTTTCCGGCAAGATGCTGACGGGCCGTGATGCGGCGCACAAGCGTATGGTTGATATGATCGCCAAAGGTGAAGAGCTTCCGGTTGATCTGAAAGGTCGCTTTATCTATTACGTGGGCCCGGTTGATCCGGTTCGTGAAGAAGTGGTTGGTCCTGCTGGTCCAACCACTGCGACCCGTATGGATAAGTTCACTCGTACCGTGCTGGAAGAGACCGGTTTGCTGGGGATGATTGGTAAAGCTGAACGTGGCCCGATGGCGATTGAGGCGATTAAGGATAACGAAGCCGTCTACCTGATGGCTGTGGGTGGTGCCGCTTATCTCGTATCTCAGGCAATTAAAGATGCCAAAGTTGTTGGTTTCGAAGATCTGGGTATGGAAGCTATCTACGAATTCGATCTGGTTGATATGCCAGTAACAGTTGCAGTAGACAGTAAAGGTGAGTCGGTTCACCAAACAGGTCCACAGGAGTGGTTCCAGCGCATCAATGCGACACAGGTGTAA